The Amblyomma americanum isolate KBUSLIRL-KWMA chromosome 3, ASM5285725v1, whole genome shotgun sequence genome window below encodes:
- the LOC144126355 gene encoding uncharacterized protein LOC144126355, giving the protein MLIPILFAQIACRAHFAVGSTDPPFERTLEEHAPTDLVIMPSPRLTQETTPYVHQACQRISSVTSSDSDHFRHKYWTPLQDSFSGLGDTGYRRMLIPILFAQIACRAHFAVGSTDPPFERTLEEHAPTDLVIMPSPRLTQETTPYVHQACQRISSVTSSDSDHFRHKYWTPLQDSFSGLGDTGYRRMLIPILFAQIACRAHFAVGSTDPPFERTLEEHAPTDLVIMPSPRLTQETTPYVHQACQRISSVTSSDSDHFRHKYWTPLQDSFSGLGDTGYRRMLIPILFAQVGDKYLTSSIRDDTVILTVLPSPQCLFGLLCDCLHVIRLLLLTSGDIELNPGPTSDSESETQLNNQLLKKILKEQTKTNKTLASLTSNLKQVESTVENIQTRITKIEKELCRIENCEQRLQKVDEACNNTNKLVLELTKKVDDLENRSRRNNIVIYGVKEDPEEDSVELERKVNEEIFKKILGVEVNSIERIHRIGLKHAQRHRPIILRFFNYVDKTKVMSSCFKLKDTKVAISEDFSKNIRDIRAKLWRSAAEEKNNGSKVSLRFDKLKVDDRLYVWDATRNRRIELSKSSAPAQRVS; this is encoded by the coding sequence atgctgatcccgattctttttgcccagatcgcctgccgggcgcacttcgccgtgggatcaacggaccctccgttcgaaaggactcttgaagagcatgcgccgacggacctggtcatcatgccatcgccacggctgacccaagaaacaacgccctacgtgcatcaagcctgtcagcgtatcagctcggtgacatcatcggatagcgaccacttcaggcataaatactggacgcccttgcaagattccttcagtgggcttggtgacaccggttacagaaggatgctgatcccgattctttttgcccagatcgcctgccgggcgcacttcgccgtgggatcaacggaccctccgttcgaaaggactcttgaagagcatgcgccgacggacctggtcatcatgccatcgccacggctgacccaagaaacaacgccctacgtgcatcaagcctgtcagcgtatcagctcggtgacatcatcggatagcgaccacttcaggcataaatactggacgcccttgcaagattccttcagtgggcttggtgacaccggttacagaaggatgctgatcccgattctttttgcccagatcgcctgccgggcgcacttcgccgtgggatcaacggaccctccgttcgaaaggactcttgaagagcatgcgccgacggacctggtcatcatgccatcgccacggctgacccaagaaacaacgccctacgtgcatcaagcctgtcagcgtatcagctcggtgacatcatcggatagcgaccacttcaggcataaatactggacgcccttgcaagattccttcagtgggcttggtgacaccggttacagaaggatgctgatcccgattctttttgcccaggttggtgacaagtatctaacttcttctaTTAGAGATGATACAGTCATATTGACGGTGTTGCCAAGCCCACAGTGTTTGTTTGgtctattatgtgactgtttacatgtgatcaggttattgctactaacatccggagacatagagctaaatcctggtcctacttctgattcagagtctgagacacagttaaacaaccaattacttaagaaaattttgaaagagcAAACAAAGACTAATAAGACTCTGGCTTCGCTGACTAGTAATCTGAAACAGGTAGAATCGACAGTCGAGAATATTCAAACCAGGATTACCAAAATTGAGAAAGAACTGTGCCGAATTGAGAATTGTGAGCAAAGGTTGCAGAAAGTGGACGAAGCTTGCAATAACACGAACAAACTAGTTCTTGAGTTAACCAAAAAGGTAGATGATCTCGAAAACAGAAGTCGTCGCAACAATATCGTAATATATGGAGTAAAGGAAGATCCAGAGGAGGACTCAGTAGAACTGGAGCGGAAAGTTaacgaagaaatttttaaaaagattctaggtgttGAAGTAAACTCAATAGAGCGTATTCACCGAATTGGCCTAAAACATGCACAGCGACATCGTCCGATCATTTTGAGGTTTTTTAACTACGTAGACAAAACAAAGGTTATGTCATCCTGCTTCAAATTAAAGGACACAAAAGTAGCTATATCGGAAGATTTTTCAAAAAACATTCGGGATATTCGTGCAAAATTATGGCGTTCAGCGGCTGAAGAAAAGAACAATGGTTCTAAGGTTTCCCTTCGTTTCGATAAGCTCAAAGTTGATGACAGGCTGTACGTATGGGACGCAACGCGCAATCGCAGAATAGAGTTGTCCAAATCATCTGCGCCTGCCCAACGCGTAAGCTAG